A genome region from Natronosalvus rutilus includes the following:
- a CDS encoding helix-turn-helix domain-containing protein produces the protein MHEATFRLASSGSGAEFGSYDAITAAFDARLSLWCNDHSDLLLLECETSRLEAVLEAVDEFAGIDDAIVDGAEAVAVTGNCVKALDTTVVDAVLDDHGCLLLPPIRYADGARSIRLLALESAHLTRCYHDLLEDFDVSVESKRDLAFDSLDRDRTPDGIGEPLPALSRRQRQVFATAYERGYYEIPRETSMAAVAESVGIDRRTADEHRRQAERKILESVAGRYLE, from the coding sequence GTGCACGAAGCGACGTTCCGCCTCGCCAGCTCCGGATCGGGGGCCGAGTTCGGCTCCTATGATGCAATCACCGCGGCGTTCGACGCGCGACTCTCCCTGTGGTGTAACGACCACAGCGACCTGCTGCTCCTCGAGTGCGAGACCAGTCGTCTCGAGGCGGTCCTCGAGGCCGTCGATGAATTCGCCGGAATCGACGACGCCATCGTCGACGGGGCCGAGGCCGTGGCGGTCACCGGAAACTGCGTCAAGGCCCTCGATACGACGGTCGTCGACGCCGTCCTGGACGACCACGGCTGTCTCCTGTTGCCGCCGATTCGATACGCAGACGGGGCACGGTCGATTCGCCTCCTGGCGCTCGAGTCCGCTCACCTCACCCGCTGTTATCACGACCTGCTCGAAGACTTCGACGTGAGCGTCGAGTCCAAGCGGGACCTCGCCTTCGACAGCCTCGACCGCGATCGGACACCGGATGGGATCGGCGAACCGTTGCCGGCACTCTCGCGCAGACAGCGCCAGGTGTTCGCGACGGCGTACGAGCGCGGGTACTACGAGATTCCTCGAGAGACGTCGATGGCGGCGGTCGCCGAGTCGGTGGGGATCGACCGTCGAACCGCCGACGAACACCGGCGACAGGCCGAGCGGAAAATTCTGGAATCGGTCGCGGGACGGTACCTCGAGTAG
- a CDS encoding Gfo/Idh/MocA family protein has protein sequence MTDELPIRAGIVGCGNIGQYHADRLQELGVDLVGGMDVSAQARERFAQRYGVDAYDDHHELYDAVDAVVITTPNRFHEEYAVDAFEHDLHVLLEKPLAHSLESAERIAAAASESAGTCTVGFHNRFRNAVRLVADRIERGDMGEITHIEANYVRRRGVPGRGSWFTRQDIAGGGALIDLGVHAIDLALYLLDHPEISDVSGVTRSEFGSREDYAYLEMWGEDAGPEGFDVDDSASAFVRCADDRTISLEVAWATNRPPTHEFVVQGTEAAARFDLLEDQVAIHSASPDGANHFVDSTLEPAANDAHSDEQRAFLAAIGGGDDDVAASVEEALAVQRVIDSIYRSSDEGHPIRLEQS, from the coding sequence ATGACCGACGAACTACCCATCCGAGCCGGAATCGTCGGCTGCGGGAACATCGGCCAGTACCACGCCGACCGCCTCCAGGAACTTGGCGTCGACCTCGTCGGGGGCATGGACGTCTCGGCGCAGGCACGCGAGCGGTTCGCCCAGCGCTACGGCGTCGATGCCTACGACGATCACCACGAGCTCTACGACGCGGTCGACGCGGTCGTGATCACCACGCCCAACCGATTCCACGAAGAGTACGCAGTCGACGCGTTCGAGCACGACCTCCACGTCCTGCTCGAGAAGCCGCTGGCACACTCCCTCGAGAGCGCCGAGCGCATCGCGGCGGCGGCGAGCGAGAGCGCAGGCACCTGTACGGTCGGCTTCCACAACCGGTTTCGAAACGCCGTCCGCCTCGTCGCCGACCGGATCGAACGCGGCGATATGGGCGAGATAACCCACATCGAGGCGAACTACGTCCGCCGGCGAGGCGTTCCCGGCCGCGGCTCCTGGTTTACTCGTCAAGACATCGCTGGCGGCGGCGCGTTGATCGACCTCGGCGTTCACGCCATCGACCTCGCGCTATACCTGCTCGACCACCCCGAGATCAGCGACGTTTCGGGAGTCACCCGGAGCGAGTTCGGCTCCCGCGAGGACTACGCCTACCTCGAGATGTGGGGCGAGGACGCCGGGCCGGAGGGGTTCGACGTGGACGACTCCGCCAGCGCGTTCGTTCGCTGTGCGGACGATCGGACTATCTCGCTCGAGGTCGCCTGGGCGACGAACCGCCCGCCGACTCACGAATTCGTCGTCCAGGGGACCGAGGCCGCGGCCCGGTTCGACTTGCTCGAAGACCAGGTGGCGATTCACTCCGCGAGTCCGGACGGGGCGAACCACTTCGTGGACTCGACGCTCGAGCCGGCGGCGAACGACGCGCACTCGGACGAACAACGGGCGTTCCTGGCGGCCATCGGGGGCGGGGACGACGACGTCGCCGCGAGCGTCGAGGAGGCGCTCGCGGTACAGCGGGTCATCGATTCGATCTACCGCTCGAGTGATGAGGGGCACCCGATCAGGCTCGAGCAGTCCTGA